The Ahaetulla prasina isolate Xishuangbanna chromosome 7, ASM2864084v1, whole genome shotgun sequence genome segment CCACCCTTCAACTGACGGTGCCTTGCCGGCTCCCCACAACCGGTCAGAGGAGAAGTGCGGGCGGGCGGGAGGGGGGATGGAAGCAGAGGGCAAGAGGGGTGTAATCTGCTAGGGAGGCTGTGTGAGAAGCAGGTTGGGGAGGGTGGGCGAGGGGGCAGCGCAGGGCTGAGGGAGGCGGGTGCAAGGGAGTGGGGCTGGGGCGGCTAGAACCAGAGGGAGTTCGGAGGCCTTCAGGCAGGAGGAAAGATCTTCCCAGGCCAaattcttccctcccctccaagGCCAGGAGGGGCCGCAGGAGCAGCTGGAACAGGCATGCAGGCCTGGGCTTGCTTCAAGGCGTAGGTCCTCCTTACCTGGGTGTGTGGCTCGAGCTACCAGCAGCCCCACTGGCAGGGTCCCCAGGTAGCGGCCCCCAGGAGCTCTCAGGAAGACCCTCCCATGATGCCAGAGGACCTGGAACCTGGTCTCTGCCTCCTTGGCCGCCCCGTTGGCCAGCACGCACCGGAAGGGTCTCTGGGGAGGGGAAATGCCATGGTCAGGAGGGGCATGCTTACTGAAAGCTTTCCAGGAGCTCTGCCCCACTGGAGGGCGTCAGGCAGGATTTGCTCTTCCTCTGAGGGTGAGGGTGGCATCCAAGGACTCATTCCTGGGACTGACCTGGGCCAGGCAGGGCAGGTCCCACTGTGAGAGCAgagggggatggagggagaaATTAACCACCCCCACAGCCCTGCCCCTGGGCCCAGCAAGGAAGTGGGAAAAGCCTGGCCAAGGGAGGCTTCTTCACAGATGTGCTGAGTGGGGGACAGAAACACCACCGTGGAAGCCATGCAGACTCTCCCAAAGCTGGCCTCAAAGGTCGGGAATGGCTCTTCCAACCTCCCAAGACAGCCAAGGAGGGGCCGCAGGAGCAGCTGGAACAGGCATGCAGGCCTGGGCTTGCTTCAAGGCGTAGGTCCTCCTTACCTGGGTGTGTGGCTCGAGCTACCAGCAGCCCCACTGGCAGGGTCCCCAGGTAGCGGCCCCCAGGAGCTCTCAGGAAGACCCTCCCATGATGCCAGAGGACCTGGAACCTGGTCTCTGCCTCCTTGGCCGCCCCGTTGGCCAGCACGCACCGGAAGGGTCTCTGGGGAGGGGAAATGCCATGGTCAGGAGGGGCATGCTTACTGAAAGCTTTCCAGGAGCTCTGCCCCACTGGAGGGCGTCAGGCAGGATTTGCTCTTCCTCTGAGGGTGAGGGTGGCATCCAAGGACTCATTCCTGGGACTGACCTGGGCCAGGCAGGGCAGGTCCCACTGTGAGAGCAgagggggatggagggagaaATTAACCACCCCACAGCCCTGCCCCTGGGCCCAGCAAGGAAGTGGGAAAAGCCTGGCCAAGGGAGGCTTCTTCACAGATGTGCTGAGTGGGGGACAGAAACACCACCGTGGAAGCCATGCAGACTCTCCCAAAGCTGGCCTCAAAGGTCGGGAATGGCTCTTCCAACCTCCCAAGACAGCCAAGGAGGGGCCGGAAACAGCCTGGATGGTCATCATGTTGCCTTGCTCAGCGTCAAGCGCAAGCAAGGCCATCCAGCTCTGGTCGAGCTGGGGAGGCCCCTCTGCCCTAGGCAGACTATTTCCACTGCTCCACTATTGCTACCCAGCCCAGCCAACACACCACACCCCCGAGACTCGGGCTGACTCCCCAAGGCTTCAGCTCGCCCCCTTCAGCCTGTCATGTCTCAGCTGCAAAGGGTCACTGCTGGCCCGGCACGTATCCCCACTTGCTTGCGTTTGGTGGGTGGCTGTCCCTGGCCCAGAGTCCATTGCTGGATCTCCCTGCGCAGCCCCTTCCCCAGGGGTTTCCTCCTGACCTCCCACTTGTTGTGGGGATGGGGCAGCGGCAGCAGGGGACGGACCTGAGCCAGGTACTTGTGATGGACACCTTTTAACTGCACCGTTTGGGTGTTGGAGTCCATTTCAAAGAGGAACGTGGACATTGGGCTCAGCTTCTTAGGACCAGCGTAGACTTCGGAatctgaggagagagagagagaatgagaattgtAAGAGGAAGAAGTTTTACCAATCAGCTACTCAGTTTGTTTTGAAAGCCGCTGAATGAAAAGCCCCCTCCCTCCAGAAAAAACTGGGTTCAGTTCAGAGAATGTGGCCTTCAGAATAGCTTTccctattcatttatttattaaatttctatgctgcccaCCTCACTGATATAGCGacactgggtggcttacaatataatgttaaaaagtgctaaaaaaaaccaattaggaTGACTGAATAGAGAAGTTAAAAGTCTTGGGTGCGAATCTTCTCTATCCCAATATAGCAGGTGCCTCATAGGGCCTCAGGCCAGGTGGCACAGCCAGTTTTTCATGCTCTTCCAGAAGGATGGGGGTGTGGAGGTGGATCTCAGAGGACAGGCAAATGGGATATTCTCAGATGGGAGAATATTCCAAAGGATGGGGGCCACAGCAGGAAaagctcttctcctggaccctgcCGACTGAAATTCTTTGGCAATTGGATCCAAAGTAGGTCTTTTCTGCTAGTGCAGTAGGTAATCCCATTGGGGTGAGCCAGTTTCTCAGACAGCCTGGGCTTGTTTAGCAGTGGGGTCACATGTGCCATCCTAGAGGCCCCAAGAACTGCCCACCTCGCTGCGTCCTCTaccagctgcagcttccaaacACTCCTCACGGGCAGCTCCTTAGGGTGTCTCATTAGAGACACTCTGCATGCCAGGAGGCAATGATTATAGCAGAGATATTTCTGAGGTCCCAGCAGTCAAACTCAAGGCAAAGCCTTTGACTTCTTATTTCAAGAGATGTCACAGGGTGGCAGGAGAGGCCTCATTCTGTCCCCACCTGAATTCTGAAGTGGCTCAGGTTTGTAGTGACCTGACCAGGTAAGGGTGGGACGATTCCCTGCTCTCCAGGCAGCTGTTCCTACCATTATTTCCTGGGCTGGAAAAACAGGGATTTACTTGCCAGAAATGATGCTGATGAATCTATTGGCTCTCGTTCTCAGACTGACCCACAGTGGGCACCGCTTGATGACAAACCACTCCTCATGCTCCTCTGGGTAGTCTCCAAGACAGAGGAGCCCCCGGCTGCCCTGCGGGtataagacatgaccctccatgTCCGTGAGGAAGGCCAGGCAGCCAGGCTTCAGGTTCAGGTGAAAGGCCGTCTCCGTGGAAGGCATCGTGGCCAGCTTCTCTGCTCTGGAGACAAACTTATGGGTGGAGGTCTCCAAGTGGCAGGTCCCCTTTTTGAACCGCAGGAGGAAGCCACATTCTTCCAGATAGGGCACGGGCGCATCCACCCAGACCCGATTCAGTTCCGGGTCAGTCCGAGCATAGAGCTGGCTGCTGGGGTTGAAGAGGACTACGTGCACGTGCTCGGCCAGCTGGGGCATCCACAGGTGGTGAGCGGTCAGGCCTCGGGCCACGCAGAACACGTCCTCACCATCAGACTCCAGGAACTTCTGGCTCTCCAGCTGCTGGAGGGTCCAGGCCCCACTCGGATGGACCTCCAGCAGAAACCGGCTCTGCTTCTTGGCCACCGGCCGTCCACAACGCACCGTACCATCTGTTTCCACCAGGAGGTGCTGCCCTTGATGCCCAACCAGTGCCACCACGTCCTGCTTCCCTTGCTCTGTGGTCACCCTCAGCTTCCAGGTCTGGGAGAGCAAAAGCGGCCAGTCACCAGCCCAGCTGAGCAGTGAGGCAAAGCCCAATCGCCCTGACGCCCTTCTTTTGTTGGTCTGCTGTTGAGGGTGAGGGACAACTGGCCAAAGGAGCCTCCCAGAGCAGAGTCTCCCAGCTGCCACccagccgagaggagagccaggCCTCTCCCAGCCTGGGTGCAGCCTCCCTTGCTTTGGGCTCCAACCCAAGGCTGGAGCTCTTCCTTCTTAGCTGCAGGAAAACTGGCTCCTCCTCCCAACCAGCTCAGCCTGGATGCTCCATGGAACCCCAAAGGGAAGGTCCCCTTCCCTGCAGCTCCTCGAGGATGCCAGCCTCACACTGGTGTTTGGGTGGGACTCTCCTAGCTCTATGCCCCAAAGGTGGTCCAGGAGCCTCAAGGCTCTTCTGAGGGCCCCCTCTGCCTATTCAGAGGCCTGCCAGCAGCAAGGCTCTCCCTGCTGGGATGGTGGGCTACGGGTGGGAGGGGCAAACTTCAAGGCACCGATGGGTGGTTCCTAAGGAATGGAGAGCAGCTGCCTCCTCCCAACTCccaattcaaaataattaaattcaATAAACGAAAATAAACACCTCCCTTTTAATTCCTCTGGTGGCTGCGGGAGCAAAAGGGGCCACTGCCAGGCAGTGGGGTTTGATGCCAGGCAGGGAGAAAGCATTGCTGCCAGGGAGGCTGCCTTCCCACTGCCTAAAGGAGCTCAGCCCCTCCCTCTGCCCCCAGAGCCAGCCATCGGGGCTGACAGTTCCTTCATTCCATACCTGTTTCTTTCCCAGCGAGCTCCCCAAGACACTGACACCATCCCCATAGCACTCGCAGGTGAGATACCCCCCCGTCCAGTTGACGAGCCCAATCTGCATGAGGGAGAGCAGAGCAGGAATGGCAGATTCCCCACCCCCAGCCCTGGGTCTCACTTGGTCCAGGCACTGGCGCGTGGGCCCAGGCAAGCCTTCCGGGTGGCACTTCCCAGCGTTCCAGGGCTAGAAGCCCCTGGCAGCTCTGCCCTTTGTGACCCTCTGGTTACCTCACAACGCTGGCACTGAAGAACCACCTGGCTTTCCACTGTCCTCCAGACTCCCAAACGGGATGACCGCCCTCCCAGTGGAGCTCCTCCCTGTCCCCAGAAGCAGAACATCCTTCTATATCTCCATGCTCATTAGCTGGCTTGCACTCTTGGGGGGTGGCAGTGGGGCCGATGTGGCAGAGCAGTATCGTTAGGTAATTCTACTATGGGTCAGGGGGTGAAATTGGCATCTGCGAGCAGGCGGACCTGTGAGGCCCTCTAACCTCCTGGTGGCCTGGGATGGAACTGAACCCAAGGACCCTTTGATGCCTGCAGAGAAGACCTGAGCTCTCCCAAGGGAGGCTGACTGCCCAACTGACTTCACTCAGGGTTGTCTGGAAATTCAGAAAATGGGCGAACTGAGCAACTGGACGGTGAGCAATGCACCCAGGGGGCTTCTGAAGAGACACGGGCTCTCTGCGGATCACATTCCTCGAAGGCCGGACACAAGACTGGAGGGagagacttcctgtttggcaccataggtgatggcggtgatctttacgatcaccaacctctggattatgtggaatcgctaggacagcttaaatctgctccccagcggttcgaaaaaccctctcttcgggagaagaagagatggtgagctgagggcagaggttgaatttccctaaagcccctgagaaaaaaggggtttgaagggttaagttccctccagcaacccgaagtgctccagatccgaggatttttctgctttggcggaaccaatcaccacgaccaaacaccgagacttattttggacaataaaggattataccggacagaacgaaagtgggagaactttatgcaagtagccaagccaattccccgttactttgtaacaagcttgaaaacagcaagaaaatggaggcgaattgttaacaagttaacgagtggaaagcgaaagtgatactttcagcgtttgccagTCTGCCCCTGGTAAAttacatgttatttgctacttcaactctttaactctttgctgcctagaatctaggggagattttctctttaaatattgttttaaaagactgtgtttttcagaggttaagaagatttaaagtgaatattaagttggaaataaataaataattttatagaaaatggcagccaaacaattaaagtctactgtaacaaagggctctggaatttcatcagctggtgcctctccagctcatacagcagagactagaacattgaacttagaggcggtacaagagaatttaaaagattttatgcaagaaaaatttaaagtaataactgatgagatgtctgaaatgaaagagcagatatcagaaattcaagtgggaaataaagaagttaaggaaggatttgtaattgcagtacaaagtttggcaacaaatgtgattttattagaagaggaggttgaagaaattaagcaacataattcaaaattagaaaataaaatggatgaatttcaaagtaaaatggaaaaaacagatgatgaaatagttttgatacaatatagaaatatggaatttgctctaagaatccgtggtttgaaagaaaataaagaagagaatttaaggaaatttttctgaagtatttgctgagatattagcagctcgtccagcagatgtggcttatcaaattgataaaatatatcgtgtgaattcttggatagcaaggcaaaaaagttgccaagggatgttgttatttattttacaaatagaacagtgagaaatcagattttgcaagcctcatataaggggagaagattcagattgctggtcaagatattttaatattaaaggaaattccaccaaaatgttaagggctaggaaggaatttgccttcctggtgaatgaacttaaaaaacgtcagattgaatatagatgggatatcccaactggtataatagtatattatgcagggaaagtacatcgtctcaatacagttggaaaagcaagagaattttatgttgaggcattaaaagttggaagtcttcccccattggaagctagaagaagggaggctgaagtgaaggaaagagaagtgaagcaggtacaagaacagattgtgatggaagaagatttattacaagtgttggaaatacctacgatgggttcagattcaaaagaacaaaggctgacaagagctgctgctaaacgcaaggaacaagagatgatggcacaacaacaactggcaactactacaacggaaacagtgggaggagcaaggtctaaagcaaaatgtgatctcggGCTAGTGtttcaaaagtttcctttggccgataatgggaATTAAACtactatcttggaatgttaaaggtttgaattcaccagaagagaaggaaagtatttcactatttgaaacaatttaaaaatgacattacctgtttacaagaaacacatattagatctttagaccagaaatatttgataaattcaaaactgggagtacattttgttgcctcctctttggaaaaaaaaatggtttagttatatatataaagaaggatatatcggcaaaattaattgaggtggataagcaaggaagatacattgctatcgaacttttgttggagggaaagaagacattattaataggagtttatgctccgaatcaacaacaagaaaattttttcaagtttttacataaaagaatagtattttgggattataaatcatatatattaatgggtgactggaatggtgtgttggatactcagaaagacaaaaaaagtttaaggaaaatgtcaagcgggcgaaattaccaaaggctttttttgaaatgatggaggacttggaattaagagatatttggagagaacataatacagaagagagggattttaccttcttttctgacaggcatcaatcattttcgaggattgattttattttgattactaatgatttgtattctagagtgaagaagactaagatttgttcaagaactctatctgatcatagtccggtttggattgaatttgatcgggaaaaggaggctaggagatcatggaggttgaatgagaatttgtttaaatatgaacaaaatgtaaatgaatgtaaaaagcaaatgaaagaattttttattatgaatatgaaaaaagaaacatctatagagatgatttgggacgctagtaaggcgaatatgagaggaaatcttatacaaatgaatattaaatataaaaataaattgcagaaaagaaaaggaattggaagaggaaattaaaaagaaagaacaattattgataaatagcccaggaaatagtaaaataaaagaatcaataaatatattaagaggtcagtttaatatgttgatggcagatcaagtagcaattaatttacaatatgtaaaacataatacgtttaataatgccaataagccaggaagatggcttgcctatttaataaggaaaaaacagaaatcacgaacgattgataaaatagaatatagggtaaggaagtttatcaaaagaacttgattaaaaagcattttagagtattatagtaagttatatactagggatatgattgatgatacagagatagaaagatatttacaacaacaaaatatctatgagcttacagaaaatcaaagagaagaactgaatcaattaattacttcagaggaaattttgttagcaattaagcaacttaaaatcggtaaagcaccaggtacagatggtttaacagctgtttattataaaatttacaaaatgagatggttgaaccacttaaagagttatttaataaaattcaaatgggaggagatgttccccttcatggaggacagccttaatttcgttaataccgaaggaagatcgagatggtattaaagcagagaattataggcctatatcacttttaaatactgattacaagatatttaccaagatacttgctaatagattaatgccagtgatgaatcaaataattcataatgatcagtcaggatttattaagggtaggcagatgagatataatgtgaggcaaattgtaaatttacttgaatatttggaacgaaacaaccaagtctcagcgttttttttttggatgctgaaaagcttttgatagattggattggcagtttttatttaaagtaatagaaaaaatg includes the following:
- the FSCN3 gene encoding fascin-3, which produces MQIGLVNWTGGYLTCECYGDGVSVLGSSLGKKQTWKLRVTTEQGKQDVVALVGHQGQHLLVETDGTVRCGRPVAKKQSRFLLEVHPSGAWTLQQLESQKFLESDGEDVFCVARGLTAHHLWMPQLAEHVHVVLFNPSSQLYARTDPELNRVWVDAPVPYLEECGFLLRFKKGTCHLETSTHKFVSRAEKLATMPSTETAFHLNLKPGCLAFLTDMEGHVLYPQGSRGLLCLGDYPEEHEEWFVIKRCPLWVSLRTRANRFISIISDSEVYAGPKKLSPMSTFLFEMDSNTQTVQLKGVHHKYLAQRPFRCVLANGAAKEAETRFQVLWHHGRVFLRAPGGRYLGTLPVGLLVARATHPGPNEEFVLRFANRSFLVLRGYYGYVGSSPCRETLQGNLLEPEPVEILPCKHGVYHLQSRGKSFWSLTPERTFSPWGKFALNFYLEIQGNNLLAIIAPNGYYVRGDRDGCLVADSEEIARDCLWEF